The Crocosphaera subtropica ATCC 51142 genome includes a window with the following:
- a CDS encoding DUF86 domain-containing protein produces MRDDKIRLQDILDAIEQIETYITYIKEGKETSYDSKLLQSGVLYQLIIIGEAAGDIDISFRNQYPNIPWKKIIGMRSILADQYFRIDLDVVWSTVSEHLPSLKKTVQ; encoded by the coding sequence ATGAGAGATGATAAAATACGCTTACAAGATATTCTCGATGCTATTGAACAAATAGAAACCTATATAACCTATATAAAAGAAGGAAAAGAAACTTCTTATGATAGTAAACTGCTACAAAGTGGTGTCTTATATCAGTTGATTATTATTGGAGAAGCAGCAGGAGATATTGACATCTCTTTCAGAAATCAATATCCTAATATACCTTGGAAAAAGATCATTGGAATGCGAAGTATTTTAGCCGATCAATATTTTAGAATAGATTTAGATGTGGTTTGGTCAACTGTTAGTGAACATTTGCCTTCTTTAAAGAAAACAGTCCAATAA
- a CDS encoding DUF4336 domain-containing protein — protein sequence MTESGNISPKDIAWPFWPVVPLYPYSQRRTLRKEVLKDTIWTFEQCQGIFYVVVPIRMTVVKLAKGGLLVYAPVAPTGECIRLVNELVDVHGEVKYIILPTVSGIEHKVFVGPFARCFPKAQVFVSPDQWSFPINLPLSWLGFPLKRTHKLPLESHNSPFADEFDYAILGPLDLGLGIFEEVAVYHKRSHTLLLTDSIISVPNTPPNIVQLDPYALLFHARDSSLESIEDTPQNRIKGWQRIVLFALYFRPNALGVVNWGQVFKQALKSPERSRKAYFGLFPFQWDDSWQLSFEKLHHYPLLVAPILQGVILNRNPLEVLTWVDRVSKWGFERIISAHFDAPILAHPEQFRQGFDCLRHPNYNLGNKDFQLIQNIDKSLTKIGVVPPPQL from the coding sequence ATGACCGAATCAGGTAACATTAGTCCTAAAGATATAGCTTGGCCATTTTGGCCAGTAGTTCCTCTCTACCCCTATAGTCAACGTCGTACCCTCCGTAAAGAAGTCCTCAAGGATACCATTTGGACATTTGAGCAATGTCAGGGCATCTTTTATGTCGTCGTTCCCATTCGTATGACGGTAGTGAAACTGGCTAAGGGCGGACTGTTAGTTTATGCCCCAGTTGCACCCACCGGTGAATGTATCCGTCTGGTTAATGAGTTAGTCGATGTTCATGGTGAAGTTAAATATATCATTTTACCCACGGTTTCTGGCATCGAACATAAAGTCTTTGTCGGTCCGTTTGCGAGATGTTTCCCGAAAGCACAAGTTTTTGTCTCTCCTGATCAATGGAGTTTTCCCATTAATCTTCCTTTAAGTTGGTTGGGGTTTCCTCTCAAGCGAACTCACAAACTCCCCTTAGAGAGTCATAACAGTCCTTTTGCTGATGAATTTGATTATGCTATTTTAGGCCCGTTGGATTTGGGTTTGGGTATATTTGAAGAAGTAGCTGTTTATCATAAGCGATCGCATACTTTATTATTAACCGATTCGATCATTTCTGTTCCCAACACTCCCCCCAACATCGTGCAACTCGATCCCTATGCCTTGTTGTTTCATGCTAGGGATAGTAGCTTAGAAAGCATTGAGGACACCCCACAAAACCGAATTAAAGGATGGCAGAGAATTGTTTTATTTGCTCTTTATTTTCGTCCCAATGCTTTAGGGGTGGTTAACTGGGGTCAAGTCTTTAAACAGGCTTTAAAATCCCCTGAACGGTCTAGAAAAGCCTATTTTGGACTCTTTCCCTTTCAATGGGATGATAGTTGGCAATTATCCTTTGAAAAACTTCATCATTATCCCCTTTTAGTTGCACCTATTTTACAAGGGGTTATTTTAAACCGTAACCCATTAGAAGTATTAACTTGGGTAGATAGAGTTTCAAAATGGGGGTTTGAACGTATTATTTCTGCTCATTTTGATGCCCCAATTTTAGCCCATCCCGAACAGTTTAGACAAGGGTTTGACTGCCTTCGCCATCCTAATTACAACTTAGGAAACAAAGATTTTCAACTCATACAAAATATTGATAAAAGCTTAACCAAAATTGGTGTTGTTCCCCCTCCTCAATTGTAA
- the moaA gene encoding GTP 3',8-cyclase MoaA, producing MNRVDYLRISLIDRCNFRCQYCMPEGAELDYILRQELLTHEELITLLKEVFIPLGFSKFRLTGGEPLLRPGIVDLVQDIASLPATEDLSMTTNGFLLSSLAEDLYQAGLKRINISLDSLNPDTFQTIIGHKKANMWQQTWLGIQTAYEVGFDPLKLNVVVIPGVNENEIEALAELSIHKNWHIRFIEFMPIGNPELFSDLEEIRFAGRAWVASEEIREKIRQKWGLIESNIKGNGPADVFKIPGAKGTVGFISQMSECFCDRCNRMRLSADGWLRPCLLNETGQIDLKTLLRSGISATNIRDKVAHLLTIKPDINYKQRDSGNDTGIYERTMSQIGG from the coding sequence ATGAATAGAGTTGATTATCTTCGGATTAGTCTTATTGATCGTTGTAACTTTCGCTGTCAATATTGTATGCCAGAAGGAGCAGAATTAGACTATATTTTACGTCAAGAACTACTCACTCATGAAGAACTTATCACCCTACTAAAAGAGGTTTTTATCCCTTTAGGCTTTTCTAAATTTCGCTTAACAGGAGGAGAACCTTTATTACGGCCTGGTATCGTTGATTTAGTGCAAGATATTGCTTCATTACCAGCAACAGAAGACCTATCTATGACAACCAATGGCTTTCTACTATCATCCCTAGCAGAAGACTTATATCAAGCAGGACTAAAACGTATTAACATTAGTTTAGATTCTTTAAATCCAGACACCTTTCAAACGATTATTGGTCATAAAAAAGCCAATATGTGGCAACAAACCTGGTTAGGAATTCAAACCGCTTATGAAGTGGGTTTTGATCCTTTAAAATTAAATGTTGTGGTTATTCCTGGGGTGAATGAAAATGAAATTGAAGCTTTAGCCGAACTGAGTATTCATAAAAATTGGCACATTCGTTTTATTGAATTTATGCCTATTGGAAACCCTGAATTATTTAGCGATCTCGAAGAGATCCGCTTTGCGGGGCGCGCTTGGGTTGCTTCTGAAGAAATAAGAGAAAAAATAAGACAAAAATGGGGATTAATTGAAAGTAATATTAAAGGGAATGGCCCAGCCGATGTGTTTAAAATTCCTGGAGCAAAAGGAACAGTCGGGTTTATTAGTCAAATGTCAGAATGTTTCTGCGATCGCTGTAATAGAATGCGTCTATCTGCAGATGGTTGGTTACGGCCTTGTTTATTAAACGAAACAGGACAAATTGATCTCAAGACGTTATTAAGAAGTGGAATTAGTGCAACAAACATTAGAGACAAAGTAGCTCATTTATTAACAATTAAACCAGACATTAATTATAAACAAAGGGACTCAGGAAATGATACAGGAATTTATGAGCGTACCATGTCACAAATTGGTGGATAA
- the truB gene encoding tRNA pseudouridine(55) synthase TruB: MFGLIALNKPSGFTSHDCVAKVRRCLKMKKVGHGGTLDPAATGVLPIAVGKATRLLPFLPENKAYKAIIRFGVQTTTDDLEGEVIKRQPVPNLSIEQITPLFSQFLGEIAQIPPMYSAIQRDGKRLYELARKGETVEVPVRTVKVDKIDLLDWCAGEFPELVVNIECGSGTYIRAIARDIGDKLGVGGTLAALTRTKSCGMMLSETITLEELEKHTQQGTFSLLKPELFLNHLPQITLSVEEGKRWCQGQKRVIDTVNIVTSSDVIQVYNKLGEFLGMSQIISTDNHQLLKPKVVIN, encoded by the coding sequence ATGTTTGGATTGATTGCATTGAATAAACCATCCGGGTTTACGTCTCATGACTGCGTTGCTAAAGTCAGACGATGCTTAAAGATGAAAAAGGTAGGACATGGGGGAACTCTTGATCCAGCAGCAACCGGCGTTTTACCCATCGCAGTGGGTAAAGCCACTCGTTTATTGCCCTTTTTGCCTGAAAATAAGGCTTATAAAGCCATTATTCGCTTTGGTGTCCAAACCACAACGGATGATCTTGAAGGAGAGGTAATAAAACGTCAACCGGTTCCTAATTTAAGTATAGAGCAAATTACACCGTTATTCAGCCAGTTTTTAGGGGAAATTGCACAAATTCCTCCTATGTATAGTGCCATTCAACGAGATGGGAAACGGTTGTATGAGTTAGCGAGGAAAGGGGAAACGGTGGAAGTTCCTGTAAGAACGGTTAAGGTTGACAAAATAGACCTTTTAGACTGGTGTGCAGGGGAATTTCCTGAATTAGTGGTTAATATTGAATGTGGATCGGGAACTTATATTCGGGCGATCGCCAGAGATATAGGGGATAAGTTAGGAGTCGGGGGAACCTTAGCTGCCTTAACTCGCACTAAAAGTTGTGGCATGATGCTATCAGAAACGATTACATTAGAAGAGTTAGAAAAACACACTCAACAAGGCACTTTTTCCTTACTTAAACCAGAATTATTCTTAAACCATTTACCTCAAATTACCCTTTCTGTAGAAGAGGGTAAACGCTGGTGTCAAGGACAAAAAAGAGTAATTGATACTGTTAATATTGTAACTTCTTCGGATGTAATTCAAGTTTATAATAAACTAGGAGAATTTTTAGGAATGAGTCAAATAATTTCTACTGATAATCATCAACTTCTAAAGCCAAAAGTTGTTATTAATTAA
- a CDS encoding ATP-dependent Clp protease proteolytic subunit → MPIGVPSVPYRLPGSQYERWIDIYTRLGQERIIFLGQEVNDAIANRIVALLLYLDSEDPSKPIYLYINSPGGSVTAGMAIYDTMQYIKSEVITICVGLAASMGSFLLAAGTPGKRLALPHARIMIHQPMGGTGRRQASDIEIEANEILRIRAQLNQILADKCGQSLEKIEKDTDRDYFMSAEEAKEYGLIDKVIEERSL, encoded by the coding sequence ATGCCTATTGGTGTCCCTAGTGTTCCTTATCGTCTTCCTGGTAGTCAATACGAACGATGGATTGATATCTATACTCGCTTGGGCCAAGAAAGAATTATTTTTCTTGGTCAAGAAGTAAACGATGCGATCGCTAACCGTATTGTTGCTTTACTGTTATATCTTGATTCCGAAGATCCCAGTAAACCCATTTATCTCTACATCAACTCCCCTGGGGGTTCGGTGACTGCTGGTATGGCTATTTACGATACCATGCAGTACATTAAGTCTGAAGTCATTACCATTTGTGTTGGGTTAGCTGCGTCGATGGGATCATTTTTATTGGCGGCAGGAACCCCTGGAAAGCGTCTGGCCTTACCCCACGCTAGAATTATGATTCACCAACCGATGGGGGGAACCGGAAGACGACAAGCAAGCGATATTGAAATCGAAGCTAACGAAATTCTCCGTATTCGGGCCCAATTGAATCAAATTTTAGCAGATAAATGCGGACAATCCCTCGAAAAGATTGAAAAAGATACGGATCGAGATTATTTTATGTCTGCTGAAGAAGCAAAAGAATATGGCCTCATTGATAAGGTAATTGAAGAAAGAAGTCTTTAG
- a CDS encoding heavy metal translocating P-type ATPase translates to MKTSLHRKSSHKNVDLTQETLQLEGMGCAACATTIETTINKVSGVEECSVNFALERGTVTYNTKITDLETIQAAVSKAGYKAYVLEDEKNTQTGDIEQQKRQAKQQDLTQKVIAGAIVSFILMFGSLPMMTGLSIPFIPHWLHNAWLQLILSIPVIFWCGKGFYMGAIKALKRGTSDMNTLVALGTGAAFIYSLFATFFPSFFISQGLNADVYYEAAVVIITLILLGRLLENRARGKTSEAIRNLMGLQAKTARVIRQGETMDIAVEDVIIGDIILVRPGEKIPVDGTITEGTSTLDESMITGESIPVKKQAGDEVIGATINKTGSFKFEAKKVGKETTLSQIIQLVEEAQNSKAPIQKIADQVTAWFVPGVMTIAVITFICWFIFAQNFSLAMVATVSVLIIACPCALGLATPTSIMVGTGKGAENGILIKGADSLELAHKIKAIVLDKTGTLTQGQPTVTDYITVDGIANNNELNILEIAAAIEHNSEHPLAEAIVNYAKSQGVSNNLPKVDNFEAMGGQGVEGKIEGKLIQIGTQKWMKQLGINTDELMQQATEWESQAKTTPWIAINGEIKGLFAIADAVKSSSVEAVKKLKKLGLEVIMLTGDNQQTAQAIADEVGIYHVFAEVRPDEKVNKVKEIQQSQGKIVAMVGDGINDAPALAQADVGMAIGTGTDVAMSASDITLISGDLQGIVTAIELSRATMKNIRQNLFFAFIYNTLGIPIAAGILYPFFGVLLNPMIAGAAMAFSSVSVVSNALRLRNFKP, encoded by the coding sequence ATGAAAACTTCCCTACACCGTAAATCTTCTCATAAAAATGTAGATTTGACACAGGAAACTTTACAGTTAGAAGGAATGGGATGTGCTGCTTGTGCTACTACGATTGAAACAACTATCAATAAAGTGTCTGGGGTAGAAGAATGTAGTGTTAATTTTGCCTTAGAAAGAGGAACGGTAACATACAATACTAAAATTACTGATTTAGAAACCATTCAAGCTGCTGTCAGTAAAGCAGGTTATAAAGCTTATGTCTTAGAAGATGAAAAAAATACTCAAACGGGCGATATTGAACAACAAAAAAGGCAAGCTAAGCAACAAGACCTAACTCAAAAAGTAATTGCGGGTGCTATTGTTAGTTTTATCTTAATGTTTGGATCATTACCCATGATGACAGGGTTATCTATCCCGTTTATTCCTCATTGGTTACATAATGCTTGGTTACAGTTAATTTTAAGTATTCCTGTCATTTTTTGGTGCGGTAAAGGGTTTTATATGGGTGCGATCAAAGCTTTAAAACGTGGCACCTCTGACATGAATACCTTGGTTGCTTTGGGAACCGGTGCAGCTTTTATCTATTCTTTGTTTGCCACATTTTTTCCTAGTTTTTTCATCTCTCAAGGGCTAAATGCTGATGTTTATTATGAAGCTGCGGTTGTTATTATTACTTTAATTTTATTGGGTCGATTATTAGAAAATAGAGCAAGGGGTAAAACATCAGAAGCGATTCGTAACTTGATGGGATTACAAGCAAAAACAGCCCGAGTGATTCGTCAAGGGGAAACGATGGATATTGCTGTAGAAGATGTGATCATTGGTGACATTATTTTAGTACGTCCAGGGGAAAAAATACCGGTAGATGGCACAATTACTGAGGGAACATCTACTTTAGATGAATCCATGATCACAGGGGAATCTATTCCCGTTAAAAAACAAGCAGGAGACGAGGTTATTGGGGCAACCATTAATAAGACAGGAAGCTTTAAATTTGAAGCCAAAAAAGTAGGAAAAGAAACCACATTATCCCAAATTATTCAGTTAGTAGAAGAGGCGCAAAATAGTAAAGCACCGATTCAAAAAATAGCGGATCAAGTGACCGCTTGGTTTGTTCCTGGGGTCATGACTATTGCAGTAATAACGTTTATTTGTTGGTTTATTTTTGCTCAAAATTTCTCCTTAGCAATGGTAGCAACGGTAAGCGTTTTAATTATTGCTTGCCCTTGTGCTTTAGGGTTAGCAACTCCCACATCTATCATGGTAGGAACGGGAAAGGGAGCAGAAAATGGCATTTTAATCAAAGGTGCAGATAGTTTAGAATTGGCTCATAAAATTAAAGCGATCGTCTTAGATAAAACAGGCACATTAACTCAAGGTCAACCCACTGTTACCGATTATATTACGGTTGATGGAATTGCTAATAATAATGAATTGAATATCTTAGAAATAGCAGCAGCCATTGAACATAATTCTGAGCATCCTCTAGCCGAAGCGATTGTCAATTATGCCAAATCTCAAGGGGTTTCTAATAATTTACCCAAAGTGGATAATTTTGAAGCAATGGGAGGTCAAGGAGTGGAAGGAAAAATAGAAGGGAAATTAATACAAATTGGAACACAGAAATGGATGAAACAATTAGGGATCAATACTGATGAGTTAATGCAGCAAGCAACCGAATGGGAAAGCCAAGCAAAAACAACACCCTGGATTGCTATTAATGGGGAAATAAAAGGCTTATTTGCTATTGCTGACGCAGTGAAATCTTCGTCAGTTGAAGCGGTTAAAAAGCTAAAAAAATTGGGCTTAGAAGTGATTATGTTGACCGGAGATAACCAACAAACTGCACAAGCGATCGCCGATGAAGTAGGAATCTATCATGTCTTTGCAGAAGTGCGTCCCGACGAAAAAGTGAATAAAGTTAAGGAAATTCAGCAATCTCAGGGTAAAATCGTGGCGATGGTCGGCGATGGTATCAATGATGCGCCAGCACTCGCTCAAGCTGATGTAGGGATGGCGATCGGCACGGGGACAGATGTGGCTATGTCTGCTAGTGATATTACCCTGATTTCAGGGGATTTACAAGGCATTGTAACAGCTATAGAATTGAGTCGTGCGACGATGAAAAATATTCGTCAAAATCTCTTTTTTGCCTTCATTTATAATACGTTAGGTATTCCTATTGCTGCTGGTATTTTATATCCGTTCTTTGGTGTTTTGTTAAACCCCATGATTGCTGGTGCAGCGATGGCTTTTAGCTCTGTTTCTGTGGTTTCAAATGCTTTAAGGTTACGGAATTTTAAGCCATAA
- a CDS encoding glycosyltransferase family 2 protein: MILFLEILLIFIACLILIPCLVLSFECLMSLFPVAEISEIKLDNKVDFNILIPAYNEETVIEIPLKSIINQVDFPEKIIVIADNCTDKTAKIARQYGVTVLERHDKERRGKGYALDYGLNYLKNQPPDVIVLIDADCYITPGTIQKLVHKSSITQKPLQALYLLEKPENPSPKDLISALAVLVKNQVRSTGLSRLGLPCLLAGTGMAFPWQALDKISLASGNIVEDMQLGIDLALCGYSPIFCPDAQVTGILPQQTSAAITQRTRWEHGHIQTILTQVPRLLKAAITQRRFELLALALELSVPPLSLLVMLLIAGIMITITAGLLGFSWLPTIILGVGGLCLILGILMGWTKFGRKEIPFSALLSIPFYLLWKIPLYFAFLVRPQSQWVRTERDEIVNSK, translated from the coding sequence ATGATACTATTCTTAGAAATCTTACTAATTTTTATTGCTTGTCTGATTTTAATTCCTTGTTTGGTCTTATCTTTTGAATGTTTAATGTCTTTATTTCCTGTTGCTGAAATATCGGAAATCAAACTAGATAATAAAGTTGACTTCAATATTTTAATTCCTGCTTATAATGAAGAAACTGTTATTGAGATCCCTTTAAAATCTATCATTAATCAAGTTGATTTCCCCGAAAAAATTATTGTCATTGCTGATAATTGTACCGATAAAACTGCAAAAATTGCTCGACAGTATGGAGTTACAGTATTAGAACGTCATGATAAAGAAAGACGAGGTAAAGGTTATGCTCTAGATTATGGATTAAATTATCTCAAAAATCAGCCCCCAGATGTTATAGTGTTAATTGACGCTGACTGTTATATTACTCCTGGAACGATTCAAAAATTAGTTCATAAATCTTCTATTACTCAAAAACCGCTACAAGCTTTATACTTATTAGAAAAACCAGAAAATCCCAGTCCAAAAGACTTAATTTCTGCTTTAGCTGTTTTAGTCAAGAATCAAGTGCGTTCGACCGGGTTATCTCGCTTAGGTTTACCTTGTTTATTAGCAGGAACAGGAATGGCATTTCCTTGGCAAGCTTTAGACAAAATTTCTTTAGCGAGTGGGAATATTGTTGAAGATATGCAGTTAGGAATTGATCTAGCTTTATGTGGATATTCTCCTATTTTTTGTCCAGATGCTCAAGTGACTGGCATTCTTCCGCAACAAACTTCAGCAGCAATAACTCAGAGAACTCGGTGGGAACATGGCCATATTCAAACTATTTTAACTCAAGTTCCTCGACTACTAAAAGCAGCAATAACTCAAAGACGTTTTGAGTTATTAGCATTAGCATTAGAGTTAAGTGTCCCACCCTTATCTCTATTAGTTATGTTATTAATAGCGGGAATTATGATTACTATTACAGCAGGTTTATTGGGGTTTTCTTGGTTACCTACTATCATTTTAGGGGTAGGAGGGCTTTGTTTAATCTTAGGAATATTAATGGGTTGGACTAAATTTGGACGAAAAGAAATACCTTTTTCTGCGTTACTTAGTATTCCGTTTTATTTATTGTGGAAAATTCCCCTTTATTTTGCTTTTTTAGTTCGTCCTCAGTCACAATGGGTGAGAACAGAAAGAGATGAAATAGTGAATAGTAAATAA
- a CDS encoding Clp protease N-terminal domain-containing protein — MLELAKKEAKQLRNSRIAPEHLLFGILEVEAFG; from the coding sequence CTGCTAGAACTCGCCAAAAAGGAAGCTAAACAGTTAAGAAACTCTCGTATTGCGCCAGAACATTTGCTGTTTGGTATCCTTGAAGTTGAGGCATTTGGATAG
- a CDS encoding chorismate lyase encodes MTANLKPYHKTTLAHQWHALDIVWQGDEDVVKRGLPHDMLSPAWQILLLGDGSPTRHLQLLTTEKTEVDLIDMSPIGSEDDGAPPQIEIVPEPRLRRQVWLRTASGQRLAYATSWWDANHVDEYLQNRSLPIWESLSRLHTELYRDIQGIYYGHSPALEEAFKEKGPFWGRHYLFWHDRKPLTLIYEVFSPYLSKYLGPMS; translated from the coding sequence TTGACTGCTAACTTGAAACCTTATCATAAAACCACTTTAGCCCATCAATGGCACGCTTTAGATATTGTTTGGCAAGGAGATGAAGACGTTGTTAAGCGTGGACTTCCCCATGATATGCTATCCCCTGCGTGGCAAATATTATTACTCGGTGATGGTTCTCCTACCCGTCATTTACAACTGCTAACGACGGAAAAAACAGAAGTTGATCTCATTGATATGTCTCCTATTGGTAGCGAAGACGATGGGGCCCCACCTCAGATAGAAATTGTTCCAGAACCCCGTTTAAGACGACAGGTTTGGCTAAGAACAGCATCCGGACAAAGATTAGCTTATGCTACCTCTTGGTGGGATGCGAATCATGTGGATGAGTATCTACAAAATCGTTCTTTACCTATTTGGGAAAGTTTATCACGGTTACATACAGAATTATATCGTGATATTCAAGGGATTTATTATGGTCATTCCCCTGCATTAGAAGAAGCGTTTAAAGAGAAAGGACCTTTTTGGGGAAGACATTATTTATTTTGGCATGATCGCAAACCATTAACCTTAATTTATGAGGTCTTTTCCCCTTATTTAAGTAAGTATTTAGGCCCCATGAGTTAA
- a CDS encoding N-acetylmuramoyl-L-alanine amidase, protein MSRLLGLKVLGFISVSSVTVINSEANAQQPLYLAYPPKNHKTTADQIFLIGTASPQGNVTVNGQTVQRSNQGHFAPSFPLKVGVNRFVLRHNNKTINVTVTRNSFTPNIPQGGGFANNSLIPNRSISVLPNTPVCFSAIASPNAQVSVNIANQTIPLLPQPETVELPANSAILTDSNEPIINSIIQYQGCRKFNTIGNLGTPNFQLKLNNKSIAQRGEGNVNILNPNQLKIVEITADAGVARTGPSTNHSRLTPLPEGTIVSVIGQEGEWLHLDYGAWIKEDETKIIPNLSSAKAIIRSAKFDKNNEETKVIFPLTLPVPVSINQMGNKVTLTLYNTTAETDTIRLEYDPLIKSFYWQQVSPDKIEYYFELHPDQQWGYDLNYEGTNLVFTLRHPPKLENQTTQPLNNVRILLDPGHGGNEWGAKGPNGYPEKSVNLVVSKLLKEELLKRGATVYMTRETDKDVSLQDRVTMINKVKPDIALSIHYNALPDNGDAINTAGIGMFWYHPQAEDLSKFLHDYLVEKANRPSYGVFWNNLALTRPHIAPSVLLELGFMINPTEFEWITNAQQQKKLADILADGITEWFSQKQL, encoded by the coding sequence ATGTCAAGATTGTTGGGATTGAAGGTATTAGGCTTCATTAGTGTTTCAAGTGTTACGGTAATCAATTCTGAGGCCAATGCACAACAACCTTTATATTTAGCTTATCCTCCCAAGAATCATAAAACTACGGCTGACCAAATCTTTTTAATTGGAACCGCTTCCCCTCAAGGGAATGTTACTGTAAACGGACAAACAGTACAACGGAGTAACCAGGGGCATTTTGCTCCATCTTTTCCTTTAAAAGTAGGGGTTAATCGCTTTGTTTTACGTCATAATAATAAAACGATTAATGTCACCGTTACTCGTAATTCTTTCACACCGAATATTCCTCAAGGGGGTGGGTTTGCTAATAATTCTTTGATCCCAAATCGATCAATCTCTGTTTTACCTAATACTCCCGTTTGTTTCAGTGCGATCGCTTCTCCTAATGCTCAAGTTTCGGTTAACATTGCTAATCAAACCATTCCCTTATTACCACAACCTGAAACAGTGGAACTTCCTGCTAATTCTGCTATTTTAACGGATTCTAATGAACCAATTATTAACTCAATTATCCAATATCAAGGTTGTAGAAAATTTAATACCATTGGTAACTTAGGAACTCCTAACTTTCAATTAAAATTAAATAATAAAAGTATTGCCCAAAGAGGAGAAGGAAACGTTAATATTCTTAATCCTAATCAATTAAAAATTGTGGAGATTACAGCCGATGCTGGTGTTGCTAGAACGGGACCAAGTACCAATCATTCCCGTTTAACTCCTCTACCGGAAGGAACCATTGTCTCAGTTATTGGTCAAGAAGGGGAATGGTTGCACCTTGACTATGGGGCCTGGATCAAGGAAGATGAAACAAAAATTATCCCTAATTTATCCTCTGCAAAAGCAATCATTAGAAGCGCAAAATTTGATAAAAATAATGAAGAAACTAAAGTAATTTTTCCTCTGACTTTACCAGTTCCTGTTTCCATTAATCAAATGGGGAATAAAGTAACACTAACGCTATACAATACAACGGCAGAAACGGATACAATACGGTTAGAATATGATCCCCTGATTAAAAGTTTTTATTGGCAACAAGTAAGTCCTGATAAAATCGAGTATTATTTTGAACTACATCCAGATCAACAGTGGGGATATGATCTCAACTATGAAGGGACAAACTTGGTTTTTACCTTACGTCATCCCCCGAAATTAGAAAATCAAACTACTCAACCTTTAAATAATGTCAGAATTCTTTTAGATCCTGGTCATGGTGGAAATGAATGGGGAGCAAAAGGACCGAATGGTTATCCTGAGAAATCCGTTAACTTAGTGGTTTCAAAGTTATTAAAAGAAGAATTGTTAAAGCGTGGTGCAACGGTTTATATGACCAGAGAAACAGATAAAGATGTGTCTTTACAAGACCGAGTTACGATGATTAATAAAGTAAAACCTGACATAGCATTATCTATTCATTATAATGCTTTACCTGACAATGGAGATGCCATTAATACTGCAGGAATTGGGATGTTTTGGTATCATCCCCAAGCAGAAGATTTATCAAAATTTTTACATGATTATTTAGTGGAAAAAGCGAATCGTCCCTCCTATGGAGTCTTCTGGAATAACTTAGCTTTAACTCGTCCCCATATTGCACCTTCGGTATTATTAGAATTAGGTTTTATGATTAATCCGACAGAATTTGAATGGATAACAAATGCACAACAACAAAAAAAATTAGCAGATATTTTAGCCGATGGAATTACTGAATGGTTTAGTCAAAAACAATTATAA
- a CDS encoding ATP-dependent Clp protease proteolytic subunit, with the protein MEIKAVQSAYYGDANFRTPPPDLESLLLKERIIYLGLPLFSSDEIKQQVGIDVTQLIIAQLLYLQFDNPEKPIYFYINSTGTSWYTGDAIGFETEAFAICDTMNYVKPPIHTICIGQAMGTAAMILSAGTKGCRASLPHATIVLNQNRSGARGQATDIQIRAKEVLHNKQTMLQILSENTGQTVEKIAKDIDRTFYLTPEKAKEYGLIDRVLESTKELPKSPIPVG; encoded by the coding sequence ATGGAGATCAAAGCTGTTCAATCCGCTTATTACGGAGATGCTAATTTTCGCACTCCCCCACCAGATTTAGAATCTTTATTACTCAAAGAGCGTATCATCTATCTAGGGTTACCTCTATTTTCCTCTGATGAAATCAAGCAACAAGTGGGGATTGACGTTACTCAACTGATTATTGCTCAATTGCTGTATCTACAGTTTGATAACCCTGAAAAACCGATTTATTTCTATATCAACTCTACCGGAACCTCTTGGTATACAGGAGATGCTATCGGGTTTGAAACCGAAGCTTTTGCTATCTGCGATACCATGAATTATGTTAAACCTCCCATCCATACCATTTGTATTGGTCAGGCCATGGGAACAGCCGCTATGATTTTATCTGCGGGAACAAAAGGCTGTCGTGCCAGTCTTCCCCATGCTACCATCGTACTCAATCAAAACCGTTCCGGAGCAAGAGGTCAAGCGACGGATATCCAAATTCGTGCTAAAGAAGTTTTGCATAATAAGCAAACGATGTTACAAATCTTGTCTGAAAATACCGGACAAACTGTGGAAAAAATCGCTAAAGATATTGATCGAACTTTCTATTTAACCCCGGAAAAAGCTAAAGAATACGGGTTAATTGATCGAGTCTTAGAAAGTACGAAAGAACTCCCTAAATCCCCAATTCCTGTGGGTTAA